Proteins encoded together in one Deltaproteobacteria bacterium window:
- a CDS encoding PIN domain-containing protein has product MCSIQRPLDSQDDVRVATEAQAVLGVLRLCESGQVTLVASGALLFELEKNPHPVRKDYAEAVLSRAGVFTATDQRVEARARRFEVSGMKPLDALHLASAVEADADFFCTCDDRLLKRARAVQTGRTRVVSPLDLVTEVST; this is encoded by the coding sequence ATGTGCAGCATCCAGCGCCCGCTCGACTCCCAGGATGACGTCCGGGTGGCGACCGAGGCACAGGCGGTGCTCGGGGTCCTGCGATTGTGCGAATCCGGACAGGTAACGCTCGTCGCGTCTGGCGCCCTCCTGTTCGAGCTGGAGAAGAACCCGCATCCTGTCCGCAAGGACTACGCCGAGGCGGTCCTATCGAGGGCGGGGGTATTCACCGCAACAGATCAGCGCGTCGAAGCCCGCGCGCGTCGGTTCGAGGTAAGCGGGATGAAGCCGCTCGATGCATTGCACCTGGCGTCCGCCGTCGAAGCGGATGCGGATTTCTTCTGCACCTGTGATGATCGGCTGCTGAAGCGGGCTCGCGCAGTGCAGACGGGGCGGACACGAGTCGTGTCGCCACTCGACCTAGTGACGGAGGTATCAACATGA
- a CDS encoding DUF4339 domain-containing protein yields MKQFYIRIGTEQEKGPFTMDQLRSMWENGAITADALYRPSDATEWRQLAAEFVQQAPMPQRNEKRPRRTSSPLFLIVALLTIIVLFVGSFHFVTGSSLPGPQLMRRDSFGLSEFFVDVDAITGMPWLAAKARFPLGCRLLQREGILESDTAFNQRVQEETRREFDRTMREAERETQRLLRDAQRYADDY; encoded by the coding sequence ATGAAGCAATTTTACATCCGAATCGGCACAGAGCAGGAAAAGGGACCGTTCACCATGGACCAGCTTCGGTCGATGTGGGAGAATGGTGCGATTACGGCCGATGCTCTGTATCGTCCGTCTGACGCAACGGAATGGCGGCAACTTGCCGCCGAATTCGTACAACAGGCCCCCATGCCGCAACGGAACGAGAAACGTCCGAGGAGGACGTCGTCGCCGTTATTTCTGATCGTCGCGCTCTTGACGATCATCGTGTTGTTCGTCGGCAGCTTTCACTTTGTCACGGGGAGCAGTCTGCCGGGGCCACAACTAATGCGTCGCGATTCCTTCGGGTTGAGCGAGTTTTTCGTCGATGTTGACGCTATTACCGGAATGCCCTGGCTTGCGGCCAAGGCGCGGTTTCCACTTGGGTGTCGCCTTCTGCAGCGAGAGGGCATTCTCGAGTCGGATACGGCGTTCAACCAACGTGTCCAGGAAGAGACAAGGAGGGAGTTCGATAGGACTATGCGAGAGGCAGAGCGAGAGACCCAGAGACTTCTGCGGGACGCCCAACGGTACGCGGATGACTATTAG